One endosymbiont 'TC1' of Trimyema compressum genomic window, TTTGATAAAAAAGACTGAATTAAACCACCTGTTCAATTCTAAATCGGACAGGTGGTTTTCCATTAAGTTTCCGAACAGGCCTAATATAATTAAAATAGTGAATTGTTTTAGCGACTACAGAGCGTAAATCATCTTCTAACCAATAACGGGGCGGAATTGAAAACGCAAAACATCTTTAAACCTGCCAAAGAAACTTTCCGTAATGGCATTATCTTTTGGGTTATCGACTCTTGACATACTTTGAACAACATTATATTCTCTAAGCAAGGCTTGATAAGCTGATGAAGTGTATTGAATACCTTGGTCACGGTGTAAAAGGATAGGGTAATCAAGTACGCTTTGTTTTTCCAGAAACCTTTTTGCGGAGTCTAGAACAAATTTCATACCAAGAGAATCACTTAATTCCCATTCTATAATTTCATTGTTGAATAAATCTAAATAACAAATTAGATAGTAACATTTTCCTTTATGTTTAATATATGTAATATCTGAAACCACTTTTCTGAGAGAATCTAGTGTGTTAAATTTTCGATTTAAAATATTAGGATAAATACAGGTAACGGGCTTTACGTGTATATCCTCTAATATTGAGCCGCTTCATTGAACGCCACACAGACACATCACATACTTGCCAATCAACCTCTAATTCAAGTTTATCTCGCAGTTGTCGGTATCCCACATTGAAGGATAGTGGGTATGAATATTTTTAATATGAGCATCTAGCAATACTTGTGTTTTTCATACTGATTAGGTTCTCCTTCTGCTAATTATTGTTACTCCCATTTGTGGATGTTGCTTTCACTTATTCCAGTTTCTTTTGAGAGGTTTTTTCTAGATTCTCCTGACAAGTATCGCTTTACTATTGATAGCTTTTCTTCTTTACTGTGAAAGGTATATTCTTTTCTCACCGCCTTTTTTCATTATATAACAAAAGATAGGAGACACATCTTTTACGCCTCCTATCTTTATACTACTTCATAAAAATCAAAGTCTTTTTTTTATTCAAACTGTGTTATTTTAATTTATCTTTTAGCAATCCATTGACAATACCTGGATTAGCTTTTCCTCTAGAAGCCTTCATAACTTGACCCACTAAAAAGCCTATTGCACTTTCTTTACCACGCTTATAATCTTCAATTGCTTGAAGATTATTATTAAGCACTTCATCAACAAATGATTCAATCTCACTTGAATCTGTAATCTGAACTAGTCCCTTTTCTTTCACAATAGCTTCTGGAACTTTACCAGATTTTATTATTTCTGGTATTATTTCTTTAGCTATTTTTCCACTAATAGTCTTATCCTTTATTAAATCTAGTAATTTTGAAAAAGATTCTATTGTAACTTTTGAAGAAGAAACAGTCTCACCTTCTTCTTTCAAAGATTTCATATAATCACCCATTAAAAAGTTTACAATAGTTTTGCCATCATGACCATTTTTTCTAACACCATCATAAAAATCAGAAATAATTCTTTCACTTATAATGAGATCAGCATCATATTCAAAAAGGCCATCATTTTCAATTAGTCGTTTTCTCCTAGCATCAGGTAACTCTGGTAAACTTTCTCTAATTTCTTCAATCCACTCATCTGTCAAAATAATTGGTGGCA contains:
- a CDS encoding DDE-type integrase/transposase/recombinase; this translates as MVSDITYIKHKGKCYYLICYLDLFNNEIIEWELSDSLGMKFVLDSAKRFLEKQSVLDYPILLHRDQGIQYTSSAYQALLREYNVVQSMSRVDNPKDNAITESFFGRFKDVLRFQFRPVIG
- a CDS encoding helix-turn-helix domain-containing protein encodes the protein MRKEYTFHSKEEKLSIVKRYLSGESRKNLSKETGISESNIHKWE